In Juglans regia cultivar Chandler chromosome 13, Walnut 2.0, whole genome shotgun sequence, the following proteins share a genomic window:
- the LOC109014782 gene encoding pathogenesis-related protein 1-like translates to MGNISLAIVCVLDYTIIHLSCPQIGSSPQDYVNAHNAARSEVGIGPITWNATVAAYAQNFANQRKGDCRLVHSGGPYGENIAWSSGDLSGTAAVNLWVAEKADYNYNTNSCAAGRQCGHYTQVVWSDSLRLGCGKVRCNDGGTFITCNYDPPGNYVGQRPY, encoded by the coding sequence ATGGGTAACATTTCATTAGCAATTGTCTGTGTCCTGGATTATACCATTATCCATCTCTCCTGTCCCCAAATTGGTTCATCACCACAGGACTACGTCAACGCTCACAACGCAGCTCGATCAGAGGTGGGAATCGGACCTATTACTTGGAATGCTACCGTAGCGGCATACGCACAGAACTTTGCTAATCAACGTAAGGGTGATTGCAGACTAGTGCACTCGGGTGGCCCTTACGGTGAGAATATTGCATGGAGCAGTGGTGACCTCTCGGGAACGGCTGCCGTTAACCTTTGGGTAGCAGAGAAGGCCGACTACAACTACAACACTAACTCATGTGCTGCCGGCCGCCAGTGCGGCCACTATACTCAGGTGGTTTGGAGCGATTCTTTGCGCTTGGGCTGTGGTAAAGTCAGATGCAACGACGGTGGTACCTTCATCACTTGCAATTATGATCCACCCGGCAACTATGTCGGGCAGCGGCCGTACTAA
- the LOC109014781 gene encoding pathogenesis-related protein 1-like, producing MGNISLAIVCVLDYTIIHLSCPQIDSSSQDYVNAHNAARSQVGVGPITWDATVAAYAQNYANQLKGDCRLEHSGGPYGENIAWSRGDLSGTAAVNLWVAEKADYNYSSNSCAAGRQCGHYTQVVWSDSLRLGCGKVRCNNGGTFITGNYDPPGNYAGQWPY from the coding sequence ATGGGTAACATTTCATTAGCAATTGTCTGTGTCCTGGATTATACCATCATCCATCTCTCCTGTCCCCAGATTGATTCATCATCACAGGACTACGTCAACGCCCACAACGCAGCTCGATCACAGGTTGGAGTCGGACCTATTACTTGGGATGCTACCGTAGCGGCATACGCACAGAATTATGCTAATCAACTGAAGGGTGATTGCAGACTAGAGCACTCGGGTGGCCCTTACGGTGAGAATATTGCATGGAGTAGGGGTGACCTCTCGGGAACGGCTGCCGTTAACCTTTGGGTAGCAGAGAAGGCCGACTACAACTACAGCTCTAACTCATGTGCTGCCGGCCGCCAGTGCGGCCACTATACTCAGGTGGTTTGGAGCGATTCTTTGCGCTTGGGCTGTGGTAAAGTCAGATGCAACAATGGCGGCACCTTCATCACTGGCAACTATGACCCCCCGGGCAACTATGCCGGGCAGTGGCcttactaa